The Cynocephalus volans isolate mCynVol1 chromosome 2, mCynVol1.pri, whole genome shotgun sequence genome window below encodes:
- the C1QTNF2 gene encoding complement C1q tumor necrosis factor-related protein 2, which translates to MIPWVLLACALPCAADPLLGAFARRDPQKGSPQLICSLPGPQGPPGPPGAPGPSGMVGRMGFPGKDGQDGQDGDRGDSGEDGPPGRTGNQGKPGPKGKAGAIGRAGPRGPKGVSGTPGKHGTPGKKGPKGKKGEPGLPGPCSCGSSRAKSAFSVAVTKSYPRERLPIKFDKILMNEGGHYNASSGKFVCGVPGIYYFTYDITLANKHLAIGLVHNGQYRIRTFDANTGNHDVASGSTILALKQGDEVWLQIFYSEQNGLFYDPYWTDSLFTGFLIYADQDDPNEV; encoded by the exons ATGATCCCCTGGGTGCTCTTGGCCTGTGCCCTCCCCTGTGCTGCTGACCCGCTGCTTGGCGCCTTCGCTCGCAGGGACCCCCAGAAGGGCTCCCCTCAACTCATCTGCAGCCTGCCTGGCCCCCAGGGCCCACCCGGCCCCCCAGGGGCCCCAGGACCCTCAGGAATGGTGGGAAGAATGGGCTTTCCTGGCAAAGATGGCCAGGATGGCCAGGACGGGGACCGGGGAGACAGCGGAGAGGACG GTCCACCTGGCCGAACAGGTAACCAGGGAAAGCCAGGACCAAAGGGCAAAGCCGGGGCCATTGGGCGGGCTGGCCCTCGCGGCCCCAAGGGGGTCAGTGGCACCCCCGGGAAGCATGGCACACCAGGCAAGAAGGGGCCCAAGGGCAAGAAGGGGGAGCCGGGCCTCCCAGGCCCCTGCAGCTGTGGCAGCAGCCGTGCCAAGTCAGCCTTCTCAGTGGCAGTGACCAAGAGCTACCCACGGGAGCGGCTGCCCATCAAGTTTGACAAGATTCTGATGAATGAGGGTGGTCACTATAATGCATCCAGCGGCAAGTTTGTCTGTGGTGTGCCAGGGATCTACTATTTCACCTATGACATCACGCTGGCCAACAAGCACCTGGCCATCGGCCTAGTGCATAATGGCCAGTACCGCATCCGGACCTTCGACGCCAACACGGGCAACCATGATGTGGCCTCGGGCTCCACCATCCTGGCTCTCAAGCAGGGTGATGAGGTCTGGCTACAGATCTTCTACTCAGAGCAAAATGGGCTCTTCTATGACCCTTACTGGACCGATAGCCTCTTCACAGGCTTCCTCATCTATGCCGACCAGGATGACCCCAATGAGGTGTAG